A region of Selenomonadales bacterium 4137-cl DNA encodes the following proteins:
- a CDS encoding YadA-like family protein — protein sequence MKGKTAMSLLAALAFLATTAVTPVWAEEYTALVAEEGAVAFNTAQGVGSQVNGGEDNYATGIGAFISGGSFNQAAGVGALVSEASGAQVAGIGAVAIGNYNTAIGTGVVVNGGTYEDSSTAAASSASLPNVGTGYGAVALGEGNTAVGAYSAAVGQGNAAYGLGATAYGLGNAAFGMGATAGYSEPTVGATAIGAYSRADGQFDTAIGAEAWAYGGNSVALGAGSVADQPNTVSVGSTGNERRITNVAPGIYSTDAVNMSQLWDTHDKMNRLGATAMAMTGLAPMAYNPKEPTQYAAAIGTYSGKQAIALGLFHYTKESVMLNAAFGWSADGWEKAGRIGVTWTGGRATKKVPADNTVHVSNVPGDASAPEGGIQDRVNKLLQDYSAQQN from the coding sequence ATGAAAGGTAAAACAGCGATGTCGCTGTTGGCGGCCTTGGCCTTTCTGGCCACGACGGCGGTGACGCCGGTCTGGGCGGAGGAATACACCGCCCTCGTAGCCGAGGAAGGCGCGGTGGCGTTCAACACCGCCCAGGGGGTCGGGAGCCAGGTGAACGGCGGCGAGGATAACTACGCCACCGGCATCGGCGCCTTCATCAGCGGCGGCAGCTTCAATCAGGCCGCCGGCGTAGGCGCCCTCGTATCCGAGGCCTCCGGCGCACAGGTTGCCGGCATCGGCGCGGTCGCCATCGGCAATTACAACACCGCCATCGGTACCGGCGTAGTCGTCAACGGCGGCACCTACGAGGATTCCTCCACGGCGGCCGCCAGTTCCGCCAGTTTGCCCAATGTCGGGACAGGCTACGGTGCGGTAGCCTTGGGCGAGGGCAACACGGCGGTCGGTGCTTACAGCGCGGCTGTCGGCCAGGGCAATGCAGCGTACGGTCTGGGCGCGACCGCCTACGGTCTCGGCAACGCGGCGTTCGGCATGGGCGCGACCGCCGGCTACAGCGAGCCTACGGTGGGAGCGACCGCTATTGGAGCATATTCAAGGGCTGACGGTCAGTTTGACACCGCCATCGGCGCCGAAGCCTGGGCGTACGGCGGCAACAGCGTCGCTCTCGGCGCCGGGTCGGTCGCCGACCAGCCGAACACCGTATCGGTCGGTTCCACCGGCAACGAGCGGCGGATCACCAACGTCGCTCCCGGCATCTACAGCACCGACGCGGTCAATATGAGCCAGTTGTGGGACACCCACGACAAGATGAACCGTCTCGGAGCCACGGCGATGGCCATGACCGGCCTGGCGCCGATGGCCTACAATCCCAAGGAGCCGACCCAGTACGCTGCGGCTATCGGCACCTACAGCGGCAAGCAGGCGATCGCGCTCGGCCTCTTCCACTACACCAAGGAATCGGTCATGCTCAACGCGGCCTTCGGCTGGAGCGCCGACGGCTGGGAGAAGGCCGGCCGGATAGGCGTCACTTGGACGGGCGGCAGGGCCACGAAGAAAGTGCCTGCCGATAACACGGTTCATGTCAGCAACGTACCCGGCGATGCCTCAGCCCCCGAAGGTGGCATCCAGGACCGCGTGAATAAGCTGCTGCAGGACTACAGCGCTCAGCAGAACTAA